The proteins below come from a single Chryseobacterium nepalense genomic window:
- a CDS encoding AAA family ATPase, giving the protein MENFENPNTEDQHSIHLDKKEDQFQSRIDMIELRTSLEKVKSEIAKVIVGQESMVEHLLAALLSNGHVLIEGVPGVAKTITAKLLAKTIDVGFSRIQFTPDLMPSDILGTSVFNVKNSEFEFKKGPIFSNFILIDEINRSPAKTQAALFEVMEERQITMDGTRYIMEEPFLVVATQNPIEHEGTYRLPEAQLDRFLFKINVGYPDLQQEIAIIKNQHENKTEDKTDVVNRVITAQQFKNYQQLVKEIIVESHLMEYIAKIIVNTRENQFLYLGASPRASLALLTASKAFAALRGRDFITPEDIKESSYAVLRHRVIVSPEREMEGLTADEIIRQILEGIEIPR; this is encoded by the coding sequence ATGGAAAATTTTGAAAACCCCAATACAGAAGACCAGCATTCTATACATCTTGATAAAAAAGAAGACCAGTTTCAGTCTAGGATAGATATGATTGAGCTTAGAACAAGTCTGGAAAAAGTAAAGTCCGAAATTGCCAAAGTAATCGTGGGGCAGGAAAGCATGGTAGAACATCTTTTGGCTGCACTTTTATCAAACGGACACGTTCTTATCGAAGGTGTTCCCGGAGTTGCAAAAACCATTACTGCAAAATTGCTGGCAAAAACCATTGATGTAGGCTTTAGCAGAATCCAGTTTACGCCGGATCTTATGCCTTCTGATATTTTGGGTACTTCGGTTTTTAATGTAAAAAATTCCGAATTTGAATTTAAAAAAGGCCCTATTTTTTCAAACTTTATTTTGATTGACGAGATCAACAGGTCACCCGCAAAAACACAGGCCGCCTTGTTCGAGGTAATGGAAGAAAGACAGATTACGATGGATGGAACACGCTACATTATGGAAGAACCCTTTCTTGTAGTGGCAACCCAGAATCCTATTGAACATGAAGGTACCTATCGACTGCCGGAAGCGCAGCTTGATCGTTTCCTGTTTAAAATCAATGTAGGATATCCTGATCTGCAGCAGGAAATTGCCATCATAAAAAATCAGCACGAAAATAAAACGGAAGACAAAACAGATGTAGTAAACCGCGTTATCACGGCTCAGCAGTTTAAAAATTACCAACAGCTTGTAAAAGAGATTATTGTTGAGTCGCATTTGATGGAATACATCGCCAAGATTATTGTGAATACAAGGGAAAATCAGTTCCTGTATCTGGGAGCTTCTCCAAGGGCAAGTCTTGCATTGCTAACAGCCTCTAAAGCTTTTGCTGCATTGAGAGGAAGGGATTTTATAACTCCTGAGGATATCAAAGAATCGAGTTATGCCGTATTGAGACACAGAGTAATCGTATCGCCTGAAAGAGAAATGGAAGGCCTTACCGCTGATGAAATTATCAGACAAATTTTAGAAGGAATTGAAATTCCCAGATAG
- a CDS encoding DUF58 domain-containing protein produces the protein MKNLYINTRFFYVLIGVGILYVFAFFFPFLMWAAHIALLLCFLAVMVDALFVFNKNKGISAQRILPEKLSNGDENPVKIDIKNNYDFKISVKVIDEIPFQFQKRDFLIEKQIFPGRNTFFQYILEPKERGEYNFGSLNVYVSSPLGFVSKRFNFQKDANLPSYPSFIHLRKYELMAIQSEFLLGGIKKIRKLGHTMEFEQIKEYVPGDDIRTINWKATSKTNRLMVNQFQDEKSQRIFMLIDTGRTMKMPFKGLSLLDYSINATMALSHIILKKGDRAGMMTFSKKTENKIAAENKSGQLRKISEALYNIKTDFFESDFSRLYQDVKYSLNQRSLILLFTNFETLDGLNRQLKYLRGIAKNHLLVVVFFKNSELQTLINKNPENMQEIYDEIIAEKFEFEKKLIIQELRKYGIYTVYTLPENLNIDVINKYLEIKARGIL, from the coding sequence ATGAAAAACTTATACATCAATACGCGCTTTTTTTACGTGCTCATCGGAGTGGGAATCCTGTATGTCTTTGCATTCTTCTTCCCGTTTCTTATGTGGGCGGCGCATATTGCTTTACTGCTTTGCTTTTTAGCGGTAATGGTAGATGCTCTCTTTGTTTTTAACAAAAATAAAGGAATTTCGGCACAAAGGATTTTGCCTGAAAAATTATCCAACGGAGATGAAAATCCTGTGAAAATCGATATTAAAAATAATTATGATTTTAAAATTTCGGTTAAGGTAATCGATGAGATACCTTTTCAATTTCAGAAGAGGGATTTTCTGATTGAAAAACAAATTTTCCCGGGAAGAAATACCTTTTTTCAATATATTCTTGAGCCTAAAGAGCGCGGAGAATATAATTTCGGAAGCCTGAATGTGTATGTTTCTTCACCTTTAGGTTTTGTGTCTAAAAGATTTAATTTTCAGAAAGATGCCAATCTGCCTTCTTATCCTTCTTTCATCCACCTGAGAAAATATGAACTGATGGCTATTCAGAGCGAATTTCTATTAGGAGGAATTAAAAAAATAAGAAAGCTGGGCCATACCATGGAGTTTGAGCAGATTAAAGAATATGTACCGGGAGATGATATCAGGACGATCAACTGGAAAGCAACATCCAAGACAAACCGGCTGATGGTAAACCAGTTTCAGGACGAAAAATCCCAACGGATCTTTATGCTGATCGATACCGGAAGAACGATGAAGATGCCTTTTAAAGGATTGAGCCTGCTGGATTATTCCATCAATGCAACAATGGCTTTATCCCATATTATCCTGAAAAAAGGAGACCGGGCCGGGATGATGACGTTCTCTAAAAAAACGGAAAATAAAATTGCCGCAGAAAACAAATCGGGTCAGCTCAGAAAAATATCAGAAGCGCTTTATAATATTAAAACCGATTTTTTTGAAAGTGATTTTAGCAGGCTGTATCAGGATGTGAAATATTCTTTGAACCAGAGAAGTCTTATACTGCTGTTCACCAATTTCGAAACGCTGGACGGACTTAACCGTCAGTTGAAATATTTACGTGGCATCGCTAAAAACCATCTGTTGGTAGTGGTTTTCTTTAAAAATTCTGAACTTCAGACGCTGATTAATAAAAATCCGGAAAATATGCAGGAAATTTATGATGAGATTATTGCCGAAAAATTTGAGTTTGAAAAGAAACTGATTATTCAGGAACTTAGAAAATACGGGATTTATACGGTTTATACACTTCCTGAAAACTTGAATATCGATGTTATCAATAAATACCTGGAGATAAAAGCGAGAGGAATTTTATAA
- a CDS encoding OsmC family protein has protein sequence MKITLNRINDDFLFECTNAQGNSILLDNTTQPGAKGVSPMESVLMAVAGCSGIDVVSILKKQRQEITDFKAEVEGERIQVDDAKPFKSIKVKFLLEGNIDPKKAQKAAQLSFEKYCSVSKTLEPTVEIGFEVLVNGEVVQP, from the coding sequence ATGAAAATAACACTTAACAGAATCAACGACGATTTTTTGTTTGAATGTACCAACGCTCAGGGAAATTCAATTCTTCTCGATAATACAACACAACCGGGCGCAAAAGGTGTTTCGCCTATGGAAAGTGTTCTGATGGCCGTTGCAGGCTGCAGCGGGATTGATGTTGTTTCTATCCTGAAAAAGCAAAGACAGGAAATTACAGACTTTAAAGCTGAGGTAGAGGGAGAAAGAATTCAGGTTGACGATGCAAAACCTTTTAAATCCATCAAAGTAAAATTTTTACTGGAAGGAAATATCGATCCTAAAAAAGCTCAGAAAGCAGCCCAGTTGTCATTTGAGAAATACTGTTCTGTTTCCAAAACCCTGGAACCGACTGTAGAAATAGGATTTGAAGTTTTGGTTAACGGAGAAGTTGTTCAGCCTTAG
- a CDS encoding T9SS type A sorting domain-containing protein: MKGKLLPLTALVLSAVCNYQLNAQEYQPLSIQSGFNADVIANGVGPSASSTNNDVDGVSYAFISRDFQLTATSNPLTYGLPTNGIINSVVASTSGLSYQLGAYSSNNTLRLQNANDNGTLIFTTPMQAITVYMLATGGSGACTVDVDVNFTDNTSQTFSAISISDWYGGSSYAIQGIGRINLNNDNLESGSGTNPRLYQIPLAISTANQSKSVKSVTVTKVGTGGIPNIFAFAADAYNACSTPTNITATTTMTEATLSWTAPASAPASGYQYYYSTSPTAPTATTVPTGNVTSGTTVTLNQLTTGQTYYFWVRSNCGGSSQSFWKMKEFTPGQISTLYTAGDINTQYNNSGVTTSSTTNCAGTLSVNVPSGYKIKSTAVSYKMSTASNGWMGEQRSLLVCTTNNVTEPSVTSGSGSSSGTYSYNRTGLTLANDLTGTVNFELRAWRTYGGSDCTAEYNKVDNNTFTVTVTLEPLALATNEVTVKEKERIAHPNPFVDTLYLEKAENVRKAVITDLSGVVVKTIENPSSTVFLGGLKSGMYILTLQMKDGSLKSMKTIKK, translated from the coding sequence ATGAAAGGAAAATTACTACCTCTTACAGCTTTGGTACTTTCAGCTGTATGCAATTATCAACTCAATGCCCAGGAATATCAGCCGCTGTCTATCCAGAGTGGTTTCAATGCTGATGTTATTGCCAATGGTGTTGGTCCTTCAGCATCTTCCACTAACAATGATGTAGATGGTGTAAGCTATGCTTTTATTTCACGGGATTTTCAACTGACCGCAACAAGCAATCCACTTACGTACGGACTTCCTACAAATGGAATTATCAATTCTGTTGTAGCTTCAACATCCGGCTTATCTTACCAACTTGGCGCTTACAGTTCAAACAATACCCTCAGACTTCAAAATGCCAACGACAACGGTACTTTAATTTTCACGACACCAATGCAGGCCATTACAGTATATATGCTGGCAACGGGAGGAAGCGGAGCCTGTACCGTAGATGTAGACGTCAATTTTACAGATAATACTTCTCAGACGTTCTCTGCAATTAGCATTTCCGACTGGTACGGCGGAAGCAGCTATGCGATTCAGGGAATCGGGAGAATCAATTTAAACAACGATAATCTTGAATCCGGTTCGGGAACCAATCCTAGGTTATATCAGATTCCTTTGGCTATCAGCACAGCCAATCAGTCGAAAAGTGTAAAGAGTGTAACGGTAACAAAAGTTGGAACGGGAGGTATTCCTAACATCTTTGCTTTTGCGGCAGACGCCTATAATGCATGCAGCACACCAACAAATATCACGGCTACCACTACCATGACAGAAGCAACACTAAGCTGGACAGCACCGGCAAGTGCGCCTGCTTCCGGGTATCAATATTATTACAGTACTTCACCTACAGCTCCTACAGCAACAACAGTTCCTACAGGAAATGTGACTTCAGGAACTACAGTAACTCTTAATCAACTTACAACAGGGCAAACATATTATTTCTGGGTAAGATCGAATTGCGGAGGTTCTTCACAAAGTTTCTGGAAAATGAAAGAATTTACACCGGGACAGATCAGCACACTTTATACAGCCGGCGACATCAATACACAATATAACAATTCCGGCGTTACCACTTCATCCACTACGAACTGCGCAGGAACCTTAAGTGTAAACGTGCCTTCGGGATATAAAATAAAATCTACAGCCGTTTCTTATAAAATGTCTACCGCTTCAAACGGATGGATGGGTGAGCAAAGAAGTCTTTTGGTTTGTACAACCAACAATGTTACAGAACCTTCAGTAACCTCAGGATCCGGATCTTCTTCAGGCACGTATTCTTACAACAGAACAGGACTCACGCTGGCTAATGATCTTACGGGAACCGTAAATTTCGAGCTGAGAGCATGGAGAACATACGGAGGATCAGATTGCACTGCAGAATATAATAAAGTTGATAACAACACATTTACCGTAACAGTTACCCTGGAACCTTTAGCTTTGGCAACAAATGAAGTTACCGTAAAAGAAAAAGAAAGAATTGCGCATCCTAACCCGTTTGTGGATACTTTATACCTTGAGAAGGCCGAAAATGTGAGAAAGGCAGTAATAACAGATCTTTCGGGAGTAGTGGTAAAAACCATTGAAAACCCTTCTTCAACAGTATTTTTAGGAGGACTAAAATCCGGAATGTACATCCTGACTTTACAAATGAAAGACGGCTCTCTGAAAAGCATGAAAACCATCAAGAAATAA
- a CDS encoding MGH1-like glycoside hydrolase domain-containing protein has product MIAEKHRLQNTDWKNWGPYVSNRQWGNVREDYSPNGDAWNFANHNNAESYAYRWGEEGIAGISDAKQIFCFALSFWNKKDKMVKERFFGLSNPQGNHGEDIKEIFYYLDNTPTHSYMKMLYKYPINAFPYDDIRAENARRGKKEAEYEIFDTGIFDKDEYFDIFIEYAKADHNDFLVRVTVFNRSDNAAPIIIAPTVWFRNNWKWGYNTYKGQTVASHDGCINIQHDSISIKKFYSRDTDAESVFCENETNNPKLYGAPYPGNTYFKDGINDYIIYGSNTINPEKTGTKASFLLDEIIEAGESKSFDFRLSPQDLDEPFENFDEIFSARITEANEFYEEIQNDVTNEDERNVQRQAFAGLLWNKQFYHYNVGKWLKGDPNYEAPRDFSNYVRNTEWNHLHNKDIISMPDKWEYPWYATWDLAFHCVPYALIDAEFAKGQLLLLTKEWYMHPNGQLPAYEWNLSDVNPPVHAWSCFRVFKIDEKQNGKPDLLFLEKVFQKLLLNFTWWVNRKDKNGKNIFGGGFLGLDNIGAFDRNMVLKDGQHLEQADGTSWMAMYALNMMRIAMELAQYYQVYEDMAIKFFEHYLYIAEAMENLGDGTKGLWNEEDGFFYDVLQLGNGDSVSLKLRSIVGLIPMFAVEIIDHHLLDKMPNFVERMDWVLKNKPELTKLVSHWEEEGQGRKHLMSILRKTRLTKVLSRMLDEKEFLSDYGIRAMSKVYEENPFVFSVHGTQNVVYYTPAESDSRMFGGNSNWRGPIWFPINFLIVESLQRFHFYYGNSMKVELPTGSGDKRNLDEVAQNISNRLCSIFLKDEVGQRPFNGGNAKFNYDENFKDYITFFEYFHGDNGRGIGASHQTGWTATVAKLLKPRMSF; this is encoded by the coding sequence ATGATTGCTGAAAAACATAGATTACAAAACACAGACTGGAAAAACTGGGGACCATACGTCAGTAACCGGCAATGGGGGAATGTAAGGGAAGATTACAGTCCCAATGGCGATGCATGGAATTTTGCCAACCATAATAATGCAGAAAGCTACGCTTACCGATGGGGGGAAGAAGGTATCGCGGGAATCTCAGACGCCAAACAGATTTTTTGTTTTGCCCTTTCATTCTGGAATAAGAAAGATAAGATGGTAAAAGAGCGTTTTTTCGGACTGAGTAATCCTCAGGGAAATCACGGTGAAGATATTAAGGAGATCTTTTACTACCTGGACAACACGCCCACTCACAGCTACATGAAAATGCTGTATAAATATCCTATCAACGCTTTCCCTTATGACGACATCCGTGCAGAAAATGCCAGAAGAGGCAAAAAGGAAGCAGAATACGAAATTTTCGATACCGGGATTTTTGACAAGGACGAATATTTTGATATTTTTATTGAATATGCCAAAGCGGATCACAACGACTTCTTAGTACGGGTAACGGTTTTTAACAGGAGTGATAATGCCGCCCCAATAATAATTGCACCAACAGTGTGGTTCAGAAATAACTGGAAATGGGGTTATAATACCTACAAAGGACAAACTGTGGCTTCGCACGACGGCTGCATTAATATTCAGCATGATAGTATTTCGATTAAAAAATTCTATTCAAGAGACACGGACGCGGAAAGTGTTTTTTGCGAAAATGAAACCAATAATCCCAAATTATACGGAGCTCCTTATCCCGGAAACACCTATTTTAAAGACGGGATTAATGATTATATTATTTATGGCAGCAATACTATAAATCCGGAAAAAACAGGGACTAAAGCTTCGTTCCTGCTGGATGAAATTATTGAAGCCGGAGAATCGAAATCTTTTGACTTCAGACTTTCTCCACAAGATCTTGACGAACCTTTTGAAAATTTTGATGAAATCTTCAGTGCACGAATTACTGAAGCCAACGAATTTTATGAGGAAATCCAGAATGATGTAACAAACGAAGATGAAAGAAATGTACAAAGGCAGGCTTTTGCCGGATTGCTCTGGAATAAACAGTTTTACCATTACAATGTCGGAAAATGGCTCAAAGGTGATCCTAATTATGAAGCGCCTCGTGATTTCTCAAATTATGTAAGAAATACGGAATGGAACCATCTCCATAATAAAGATATTATCTCAATGCCTGATAAGTGGGAATATCCTTGGTACGCTACCTGGGATCTTGCGTTTCATTGTGTTCCGTACGCTCTGATTGATGCCGAGTTTGCAAAAGGACAGCTTCTATTGCTTACAAAGGAATGGTATATGCACCCAAACGGACAGCTTCCTGCTTACGAATGGAACCTGAGCGATGTAAATCCGCCTGTACATGCCTGGTCTTGTTTCAGGGTTTTCAAGATTGATGAAAAACAGAACGGAAAGCCCGATCTTTTATTTTTAGAAAAAGTTTTCCAAAAGCTGCTTCTTAATTTCACATGGTGGGTAAACCGAAAGGATAAAAACGGAAAAAATATCTTCGGAGGAGGATTTTTGGGCCTTGATAATATTGGTGCTTTTGACCGGAATATGGTATTAAAAGACGGGCAGCATCTGGAACAGGCAGACGGAACCAGCTGGATGGCGATGTATGCATTGAATATGATGCGTATTGCAATGGAACTTGCCCAATATTATCAGGTGTACGAAGATATGGCCATTAAGTTCTTTGAACATTATCTTTATATTGCTGAAGCCATGGAGAACCTGGGCGACGGGACAAAAGGACTCTGGAATGAAGAAGACGGATTTTTCTATGATGTCTTACAGCTTGGAAACGGAGACAGTGTCTCCCTGAAACTGAGAAGCATTGTAGGCCTTATTCCGATGTTTGCCGTAGAAATTATAGATCATCACCTGCTTGATAAGATGCCTAATTTTGTTGAAAGAATGGATTGGGTGCTGAAAAATAAACCCGAACTTACAAAACTTGTTTCCCACTGGGAAGAAGAAGGCCAGGGAAGAAAGCACCTGATGAGCATTCTCAGAAAAACAAGACTTACAAAAGTACTGAGCCGTATGCTGGATGAAAAAGAATTTTTAAGCGATTATGGAATACGTGCTATGTCTAAGGTATATGAAGAAAATCCATTTGTCTTTTCTGTTCACGGAACACAGAATGTTGTATATTATACACCGGCAGAGAGTGACAGCCGAATGTTCGGAGGGAACAGCAACTGGAGAGGCCCGATATGGTTTCCTATCAATTTCCTTATTGTGGAGAGTTTACAGCGGTTCCATTTTTATTACGGAAACAGCATGAAGGTAGAACTTCCAACGGGAAGCGGAGATAAAAGAAATCTTGATGAGGTAGCCCAAAATATAAGCAATAGATTATGTTCTATTTTTCTAAAAGATGAGGTAGGACAGCGTCCTTTTAACGGAGGAAACGCCAAATTCAATTATGATGAAAATTTTAAAGATTATATTACATTCTTTGAATACTTCCATGGTGACAACGGCCGGGGAATAGGAGCATCCCATCAGACCGGATGGACAGCAACCGTTGCAAAGCTGCTGAAACCAAGAATGTCATTCTAA
- a CDS encoding alpha/beta fold hydrolase: protein MKAELRHINFSYHTNSGREYNISLSYQLFGRELFSAPVILVNHALTGNSDVAGEKGWWKKLIGKKQIIDTHQYTVLCFNIPGNGYDDFFIEDYEYFTASDIANIFLQGLEILNIKSLHTIIGGSLGGGVGWEMLVKNPALAEIFIPIACDFKTHDWLHAQCLVQKFLLNHKEEPVQKARIHAMLCYRTPESLNDRFQNRYNHEKERLESEDWLIYHGNALNERFSLPSYRLMNQLLMTIDADESELKRIKAQIHLIAVDTDLFFPASEIRMCFEKLKKDKENVFYHEIKSIHGHDAFLMEYEQLNTIIKNIL from the coding sequence TTGAAAGCAGAACTAAGACATATTAATTTTTCGTATCACACCAATTCCGGAAGGGAATACAATATCTCGTTAAGCTATCAGCTGTTCGGGAGAGAATTGTTTTCTGCACCGGTAATTCTCGTAAATCATGCTTTAACCGGAAATTCGGATGTTGCTGGAGAAAAAGGATGGTGGAAAAAATTGATTGGAAAAAAGCAGATTATTGATACACATCAGTACACCGTTTTGTGCTTCAATATTCCGGGAAATGGCTATGATGATTTTTTCATAGAAGATTATGAATATTTTACGGCATCAGACATTGCCAATATCTTTTTACAGGGTCTTGAAATTTTAAATATTAAAAGCTTACATACTATTATCGGGGGCTCTCTGGGAGGAGGTGTCGGCTGGGAAATGCTGGTTAAAAATCCGGCACTCGCTGAAATATTTATTCCTATTGCCTGTGATTTTAAAACCCACGACTGGCTTCATGCGCAATGTCTTGTTCAGAAATTTTTATTAAATCATAAGGAAGAACCCGTGCAAAAGGCAAGAATTCATGCCATGTTATGTTACAGAACACCGGAATCGTTAAATGACAGATTTCAAAACAGATACAATCATGAGAAGGAGAGGTTGGAGTCGGAAGACTGGCTCATTTATCACGGTAATGCGCTGAACGAAAGATTTAGTTTACCATCATACCGGTTAATGAATCAGTTGCTGATGACCATTGATGCGGATGAGTCCGAACTGAAAAGGATAAAGGCTCAGATACATCTCATTGCTGTAGATACGGATCTTTTCTTTCCCGCTTCCGAAATCCGAATGTGCTTTGAAAAATTAAAAAAAGATAAAGAGAATGTATTCTACCATGAAATTAAATCAATTCATGGTCATGATGCTTTCCTAATGGAATATGAACAATTAAATACGATCATTAAAAATATTTTGTAG
- a CDS encoding ACT domain-containing protein — MKSNANEIKFLRNRSIIKFEGEDFLGEIGIDGRIFKALTLARISVGVISQQAIENGISILVQESDSEKAVNCLIDEFEAERKSGKVSQIYSINNVSVLGFVAEDLNKILAELARNNVFPLLLNQIAAEKRVNIVVTSSQDEKAKNIIESEISKKPKTVHLAIIGHGNVGKTLIEQVLESSEEIKRRKKIDLKVVAVANSKKIAFNKKGFDSNWNDEVLTAEIPSDVQELINFSKENQLENLIVVDNTASKEFVKNYHALAENGFDLVSSNKIFNTLPISEYQQLRYTLNKNNRRYLYETNVGAGLPLIDTIKLLHLSGENITRIKGVFSGTLSYVFNNFSLRDDAFSTIINEALEKGYTEPDPREDLSGNDVARKLLILARELDLINEFEDINIQNLVPESLLSVSKPEFLSRLNELDEEYQKIKNNQKSGHVLRYVGDLHGDLQKEKGELDVKLISVPATSALGQLKGSDSIFEIYTESYGENPIVIMGAGAGAKVTARGVFGDILRVSETK, encoded by the coding sequence ATGAAAAGCAATGCAAACGAAATAAAATTTTTGAGAAACAGGTCAATCATCAAATTTGAAGGAGAGGATTTCTTAGGAGAAATCGGTATTGACGGAAGAATTTTTAAAGCGCTTACGTTAGCGAGAATCAGTGTTGGGGTTATTTCACAGCAGGCGATAGAAAACGGGATTTCCATTCTTGTACAGGAAAGCGATTCCGAAAAAGCAGTGAATTGTCTTATTGATGAATTTGAAGCAGAAAGAAAATCGGGCAAGGTTTCCCAGATTTATAGTATCAACAACGTATCGGTTTTAGGCTTTGTTGCGGAAGATTTAAATAAAATACTGGCTGAGCTGGCCAGAAATAATGTTTTCCCGCTGTTGCTTAATCAGATTGCAGCAGAGAAAAGAGTAAATATTGTGGTTACTTCTTCTCAGGACGAGAAAGCGAAAAATATCATAGAATCTGAAATTTCTAAAAAGCCAAAAACAGTTCATCTGGCCATTATCGGCCATGGAAACGTAGGAAAAACCTTAATAGAACAGGTTCTGGAGTCTTCAGAAGAAATTAAAAGAAGGAAAAAAATCGATCTTAAAGTAGTAGCTGTTGCCAATTCAAAAAAAATTGCCTTTAACAAAAAAGGGTTTGACAGCAACTGGAATGATGAGGTTTTAACAGCGGAAATTCCGTCAGATGTTCAGGAACTGATTAATTTTTCGAAAGAAAATCAACTTGAAAATCTGATTGTAGTAGATAATACGGCAAGCAAAGAATTTGTTAAAAATTATCATGCATTAGCGGAAAACGGATTTGACCTGGTTTCATCTAATAAGATTTTCAACACGCTCCCTATTTCGGAATATCAGCAGCTTCGATATACATTGAACAAAAACAACCGCCGTTATCTTTACGAAACCAATGTAGGAGCCGGTTTACCATTGATTGACACCATAAAGCTTCTACACCTTTCAGGAGAAAATATTACCAGGATTAAAGGGGTTTTTTCCGGAACACTGAGTTATGTTTTCAATAATTTTTCCTTGAGGGATGACGCATTTTCAACGATTATCAATGAAGCACTGGAAAAAGGATATACGGAACCGGACCCAAGAGAAGACCTATCCGGAAATGATGTCGCCAGAAAATTATTGATTTTGGCGAGAGAATTAGATTTAATCAACGAATTTGAAGACATCAATATCCAGAATTTAGTTCCTGAAAGCTTGCTTTCCGTTTCAAAACCGGAATTTCTTTCAAGATTGAACGAGTTGGATGAAGAATATCAAAAGATCAAAAACAATCAGAAATCCGGCCATGTGTTAAGATATGTCGGAGATCTTCACGGTGATTTACAAAAAGAAAAAGGCGAACTTGATGTGAAGCTGATCTCAGTTCCTGCAACCTCCGCTTTAGGACAGTTAAAAGGATCAGACTCCATCTTTGAAATTTACACGGAAAGTTATGGCGAAAATCCAATCGTTATCATGGGAGCCGGTGCCGGAGCCAAAGTTACTGCAAGAGGCGTTTTTGGGGATATTTTAAGAGTAAGTGAAACTAAATAG